One part of the Thermococcus litoralis DSM 5473 genome encodes these proteins:
- the wtpC gene encoding tungstate ABC transporter ATP-binding protein WtpC yields the protein MLEVQNISKDYKEFHLRDITFSVERGEYFIILGPSGAGKTLLLELIAGIFTPDSGKIFMDEKEITFLPPEKRDLAYIPQNYALFPHMKVYDNIAYGLKLRKIPKNEINKRIREIAEILEISHLLHRKPKTLSGGEAQRVAIARALVLEPRLILLDEPFANLDVQTRAKLIQEMKRWRRELSFTALHVTHSFEEAVSLGDRVGVMLNGKLIQTGEVREVFSKPKNEEVARFLGFENIIEGIAEGRILRANGISIELPGEFKGKLRVGIRPEDIVISNESIKTSARNEFKAKVLAVEDLGSLVRVTLDIGGIELRAFITRSSLVEMGIQEGKEVYLSFKATAIHVF from the coding sequence ATGCTTGAAGTTCAAAATATTTCCAAGGACTACAAGGAATTTCACCTCAGAGACATAACATTTTCAGTTGAGAGGGGAGAGTACTTCATAATTTTGGGCCCTAGTGGTGCTGGAAAGACCCTTCTCCTCGAACTCATCGCTGGCATCTTTACACCAGATTCTGGAAAAATCTTTATGGATGAGAAGGAGATAACTTTTCTTCCACCGGAGAAGAGGGATCTAGCTTATATTCCTCAAAACTACGCCCTCTTTCCTCATATGAAAGTTTACGACAACATAGCCTACGGATTGAAGCTCAGAAAAATTCCAAAAAATGAAATCAATAAGAGGATTAGGGAGATTGCAGAGATTCTTGAAATCTCACATCTTTTGCACAGAAAACCAAAAACGCTGAGCGGCGGTGAAGCTCAAAGGGTTGCCATTGCGAGGGCTTTAGTACTGGAGCCAAGGCTTATACTTCTTGATGAGCCTTTTGCAAATCTGGACGTTCAAACTAGGGCTAAGCTCATTCAAGAGATGAAACGCTGGAGAAGGGAGCTTAGCTTCACGGCTTTACACGTAACGCATTCTTTTGAAGAGGCTGTCAGTTTAGGGGATAGAGTTGGTGTAATGCTGAACGGAAAATTGATCCAAACCGGAGAAGTTAGGGAAGTCTTTTCCAAGCCTAAAAATGAAGAAGTCGCGAGATTTCTTGGGTTTGAAAACATAATAGAGGGGATTGCGGAAGGGAGGATATTAAGGGCAAACGGAATTTCAATAGAGCTACCGGGGGAGTTTAAAGGGAAGCTGAGAGTTGGAATAAGGCCGGAGGACATCGTTATATCCAATGAGTCCATAAAAACCTCTGCAAGAAACGAGTTCAAAGCCAAGGTGTTAGCGGTTGAAGATCTGGGCTCGCTGGTGAGGGTAACCCTTGATATTGGTGGAATTGAGCTTAGAGCTTTTATAACCCGCTCTTCTCTTGTAGAGATGGGGATTCAAGAGGGAAAAGAGGTTTACCTAAGCTTTAAAGCAACGGCGATCCATGTCTTTTAA
- a CDS encoding DUF3226 domain-containing protein, with translation MEVRLLLLEGRTDVSFFLPLIKEFYRFRESNAGCEILPFSKDKELSRPICLIKYKTLLVILHANGKDNLKKALKAVFRAVERFEDRPTIIGVARDVDTEENILNWAKSTLQAGGFEPEVKNGYLLVNGITIVPFGIGDVTFDAKDIEPKKELELLMTLLAKKESNLSRLENSISQLSKDLERKLTPKDVMHLLAIARNYKGDSMSGLYRNFIEKLIRENRGLIEEFLDESGLRTFLETIAR, from the coding sequence ATGGAAGTGAGACTCTTGCTCTTAGAGGGCAGAACAGATGTTAGCTTCTTTCTTCCCTTAATAAAGGAGTTTTATAGGTTTAGGGAGAGCAATGCAGGGTGTGAGATTCTGCCGTTTTCGAAGGACAAGGAGCTATCAAGACCTATCTGTTTAATTAAGTACAAAACTTTGTTGGTGATACTGCATGCTAATGGGAAAGATAACCTTAAAAAGGCTCTTAAGGCAGTTTTCAGAGCAGTTGAGAGATTTGAGGATAGGCCTACTATTATTGGAGTGGCTAGAGACGTTGATACAGAGGAAAACATTCTAAACTGGGCTAAAAGCACCTTGCAGGCAGGAGGCTTTGAACCTGAAGTAAAAAATGGTTACCTCCTAGTAAATGGGATAACGATTGTTCCATTCGGAATTGGAGATGTTACTTTTGATGCAAAAGACATCGAACCAAAAAAAGAACTTGAGCTCTTAATGACTCTTCTTGCTAAGAAGGAGAGTAATCTTTCAAGGCTAGAAAACTCAATAAGTCAGCTCAGCAAAGACTTGGAAAGAAAGCTTACTCCAAAAGACGTCATGCATCTCTTGGCAATTGCCAGGAACTACAAAGGAGACTCCATGTCGGGACTATACAGAAACTTCATTGAGAAATTAATCAGAGAAAACCGTGGGCTTATTGAGGAGTTTTTGGATGAGTCGGGGTTGAGGACATTTTTAGAGACTATTGCCCGGTGA
- a CDS encoding AAA family ATPase has protein sequence MLMITSFRIENFRGIKKLELNNLGQINVIAGKNNAGKSSIIEAFSIGIAGVNSENDPLQEVLTKVLTWRGWFGKNSVTSLFYQDYLATKIKFVENNTPFSVEIRKQGNIVDILGGELKIDDDTIRRIGLGKFIILPGIVKAGPLKKTYSVLVNVGFPKEGDLLTVFSTSDDMYLVEMPVRFLTPFDIISPGFIERAHSWAFKEKGTERAFSIIKKGYPEFQNLSPLPENITPVMYVDIKWTKKAIPYYVMGDGFKALTAMALVVSSLKNGYLLIDSAEAFHHPKSLRVMSKTLVRGAKENNVQVFLTTHSLELIDMLIKYGLESKVEGRVIYMKRENGNVKASIETFEESQELRETLGLDLRG, from the coding sequence ATGCTCATGATAACATCTTTTAGGATTGAGAATTTTAGGGGCATAAAGAAGTTGGAACTAAATAATCTTGGCCAAATTAACGTAATTGCGGGCAAAAACAATGCGGGTAAATCAAGCATAATTGAAGCGTTTTCTATTGGTATTGCAGGTGTGAATAGTGAAAACGATCCATTGCAAGAAGTGCTAACAAAGGTATTGACTTGGAGAGGGTGGTTTGGAAAAAATTCAGTAACTTCCCTGTTTTATCAAGATTATCTTGCTACTAAGATCAAATTCGTTGAGAATAACACTCCATTCTCGGTAGAAATCAGAAAACAGGGTAATATCGTTGACATCTTGGGGGGTGAACTTAAGATTGATGATGATACAATAAGACGCATTGGCCTCGGAAAGTTTATTATACTTCCCGGAATCGTGAAAGCTGGCCCTTTAAAAAAGACATACTCTGTGCTAGTTAATGTAGGTTTTCCCAAGGAAGGTGACTTACTTACAGTGTTCTCAACTAGTGATGATATGTATCTTGTTGAAATGCCTGTACGATTCTTAACACCTTTCGACATAATTTCTCCCGGGTTCATTGAAAGGGCTCATTCTTGGGCATTTAAGGAGAAAGGAACCGAAAGAGCTTTTTCAATAATCAAAAAAGGTTATCCAGAGTTTCAAAATCTAAGTCCATTACCTGAGAACATTACTCCTGTTATGTACGTAGACATTAAGTGGACAAAAAAGGCTATACCTTATTATGTGATGGGAGATGGATTTAAAGCATTGACAGCCATGGCACTTGTAGTTTCCTCTCTGAAAAATGGTTATCTTCTCATAGACTCCGCCGAAGCCTTCCATCATCCAAAGTCTCTAAGAGTTATGTCTAAGACTCTTGTCAGGGGAGCAAAAGAAAACAATGTCCAAGTATTTCTAACGACCCACAGTCTTGAGCTTATTGACATGCTAATCAAATATGGTCTAGAAAGCAAAGTAGAGGGAAGGGTCATTTATATGAAGCGTGAGAACGGAAACGTAAAAGCCTCAATAGAGACCTTTGAAGAATCGCAAGAACTAAGAGAAACTCTTGGACTAGACCTGAGGGGATGA
- the wtpB gene encoding tungstate ABC transporter permease WtpB gives MRDYVTWFFALLGTFLVLYILLPLAVIIGKQLLDWEMIINVLHDDIVLEALRNSLLTSTATMLISLLFGVPLGYILARKDFVGKSFVQAVVDVPIVIPHSVVGIMLLVTFSNKILDSYLGIIMAMLFVSAPFTINAARDGFLAVDEKLEHVARTLGAGRLKAFLTISLPIAMPSILSGAIMTWARAISEVGAILIVAYYPKTAQVLVMEYFNNYGLRASRPISVILVLLSLSIFVVLRWIVGRSRNA, from the coding sequence ATGAGGGATTACGTAACATGGTTCTTCGCTCTGCTCGGCACGTTCCTTGTTCTGTACATCCTCCTTCCGTTAGCCGTTATCATAGGGAAGCAGCTTTTGGACTGGGAAATGATTATAAATGTTCTCCACGATGATATTGTCTTAGAGGCTCTTAGGAATTCCCTCCTAACGTCCACGGCTACAATGCTTATTTCTCTCCTTTTTGGAGTCCCCCTTGGCTATATACTCGCAAGGAAGGATTTTGTGGGGAAGAGTTTTGTTCAGGCCGTTGTTGACGTCCCAATAGTTATCCCACACTCCGTTGTTGGCATAATGCTTCTTGTGACATTTTCAAACAAAATTTTGGATAGCTATCTCGGAATAATAATGGCAATGCTTTTTGTCTCTGCACCTTTCACAATCAATGCCGCCAGAGACGGGTTTTTGGCGGTAGATGAGAAGCTTGAGCATGTGGCAAGAACCTTAGGGGCGGGTAGGCTTAAGGCATTCTTGACGATTTCGCTTCCCATTGCGATGCCCTCTATCTTGAGCGGTGCCATCATGACGTGGGCAAGGGCGATAAGCGAAGTGGGTGCGATTCTAATCGTTGCATATTACCCAAAAACTGCACAGGTTCTGGTCATGGAGTACTTTAACAACTATGGTTTGAGGGCTTCAAGGCCGATTTCCGTTATCCTTGTACTGCTGAGCTTGAGCATCTTCGTTGTTCTAAGGTGGATTGTAGGGAGGTCGAGAAATGCTTGA
- the wtpA gene encoding tungstate ABC transporter substrate-binding protein WtpA — protein MKRASLILIGIFLLAIIASGCIGGNEVKDTGTKESIAPSSEQTELKKSTLKIFHAGSLSEPLKDVSEAFREYAKTLGYDVEIQAEASGSVMAVRKVTDLGKKADIVALADYTLIPQLLVPNYTDFYVLFATNEIVIAFTDKSKYADEINSNNWYEILAREDVSFGFSDPNQDPCGYRSVMVMKLADIYYGKPIFETLVERNTNIYAEGNHIVAPKEIQIKTDKVVIRPKETDLTGLVESGSLDYYFIYKSVAMQHGLKFVELPKEINLKDFTLADYYGQVSITLGSTGKTIKAKPIVYGVTVLKDAPNKELALEYLKFLLSERGKEIFEKNYQDFIWPPVGFGNIPEEIKNEVEVEG, from the coding sequence ATGAAACGGGCATCATTGATTCTCATAGGAATTTTCCTTCTTGCAATAATTGCCAGCGGCTGCATTGGGGGGAATGAAGTTAAGGACACTGGAACGAAGGAAAGTATTGCCCCTTCATCAGAACAAACGGAACTTAAAAAATCAACTTTGAAGATTTTCCATGCTGGCTCTCTGAGCGAGCCCTTAAAAGACGTCAGCGAAGCTTTCAGGGAATACGCTAAGACCCTTGGTTATGATGTGGAAATTCAAGCAGAGGCTAGCGGAAGTGTTATGGCCGTTAGAAAAGTCACAGATTTGGGGAAAAAAGCCGATATCGTTGCCCTTGCAGATTACACCCTAATCCCTCAGTTGCTGGTGCCCAACTATACGGACTTTTACGTCCTTTTTGCGACCAATGAGATAGTCATAGCATTCACCGATAAGAGTAAATACGCCGATGAAATCAACTCTAACAACTGGTATGAGATTCTGGCGAGAGAGGATGTTTCCTTTGGATTCAGTGACCCCAATCAAGACCCTTGTGGTTATAGAAGTGTTATGGTAATGAAGCTTGCCGATATCTATTATGGAAAGCCGATTTTTGAAACTTTAGTAGAAAGAAACACCAACATCTATGCCGAAGGAAACCACATAGTTGCCCCAAAGGAGATTCAAATCAAGACTGACAAGGTTGTTATAAGACCAAAGGAAACGGATTTAACTGGCTTAGTGGAGAGCGGTAGTTTGGATTATTATTTCATTTACAAAAGTGTCGCAATGCAGCACGGCTTAAAGTTCGTTGAGTTGCCCAAAGAGATCAACCTGAAGGACTTTACTCTAGCAGACTATTATGGGCAGGTTTCAATAACTCTAGGCTCAACAGGAAAAACAATCAAAGCAAAACCAATTGTCTATGGAGTAACTGTCCTAAAAGATGCCCCCAATAAGGAGCTCGCTCTAGAGTACCTGAAGTTCTTACTGAGTGAAAGAGGCAAGGAAATTTTTGAGAAGAACTATCAGGATTTCATATGGCCACCTGTTGGATTTGGAAACATTCCAGAGGAGATCAAAAATGAAGTGGAGGTAGAGGGCTAA